GATTGTACAAAACCGCAAGCCATGCAAAACCAGCACATCCAAAATAGGTCAGCTACCCAGATCCGAGGAAATCTTCATGCTCGTTTGGCCGCTTTGGTGATAGCCAAGATGACCCTATCGTGTTACCTGTACACCTGTAGGTACCGTGGCTCTGTGCGTACCGTCCTCCAGATCATCCCCGCAAAAAAGTTTCTCTCTAGTCTGAGGGTTTTTAGCATTGTGGATAAGCCACCGGCCGGTTATGCAGTCAATCATTTTACCACCCAATCACACTCGTACCAGCGTAGTATTTTACTGGAGGAAGGAATAAACACCGACAATGTACCAAAGTACCTTGCCCCAGATCCCGCCTCCATGTCCATTGATTATAAGGATCCTGCCCTTTCAGTTTAGTTGCCTTCAAACACGTTTATATGCAACCCCCTTCACCCTCTTATCCGAGCGAATATTTCTTCACCTAACGATATGGAATATACCTAGAACATCACACACAGGCATCTCATCTCCACCGTCTCCACTCGGTTCACGATTGGCAAATCGGTCCTCTCAACGAATGTTAAGGTTTATCACGAAGCCGCTCGATGTTACATTGAATAAGTGACCCACGATCGCAGAAAAGATAAGCTGAACATAGCAACGTTGAGCATAGCGGTACCCCCGAAACGGACCGAAACCTATTCTTCAAAGACGCAAATAACTTTTACTGCTTCTTGTTGAACAACACAACATTGAAAGAGGTCGGAAAATTACATTCGAAATGCCCGGAATCTTGCCTATGAAGATTATAAAGGTGGGCTCGTCGAGCTCACAGAGTCGGATTGCCCAGGCGTGCGATAGGtgccgaagcaagaagatcCGGTGCGATGGCATTCGACCATGTTGTTCACAATGTTCTGGCGTTGGGTTCGAATGTAAAACGAGCGATAAATTGAGTCGACGAGCATTTCCTAGAGGATAGTGAGTATACCGGTATTTCATACTGACAGTCGTCGCCCATGTCGTTCTCGGTGTTTGATTGTGTAGTATAGCATTGGAGCATTGGAGCATTGGTTCCTCATGCTCTATGGACAATCTTCCGTACACAATTGCTGACTTGCCGTTCGTCTAGTACTGAGTCTTTGGAGGAGAGAGTTCGTACACTGGAGGGGGAGATTAGGGAAATGAAGGAATTGCTGGATGGCAAGGACGAGAAGATAGAGATGCTTTCGAAAATGCACGATAATCGACGCCCTTCACTTTCTTCAACGGCAACTTCACCTCCTGTCGAAAGTCGAAAAGAGTCATCGCCTCCGAGGGAGGATATGTTCAAGGTCCAAGCTTCACCCCATTTATTGGAAGGCGATCATTCTAATCCATATTTCATGGGAGCATCAAGTGGGAGAAGTTTTGTCGGTAGGAACTAATCAATAATCACATCTCATTTAAGGTTTGCGACGCTAATATCTTTCTAGATATCTGCAAGCGTAAAATCCAAGACAGCATCAAATCTTCCGTAGGGTTTGACGTGGAAGCATTTTTGAACCCTCAAAATGAATCCACCTCGTTATCATCAATTACACCGGCCCCGAGCGTCGCACCCCCACGCTTATTCTCAGACCAATGTGTGAATGTCTTTTTTCAAGAATGGGCACCACTATTCCCCGTCATACACAAGCATACTTTCTTGCCTCTGTATGACGAATATTCATCGAATCCGAATCAAGTGAAAGACCAACATAAATTGGCTCAGTTGCACCTTGTCTTTGGTATCGCGGGACTCTCCACCGACTGTCCCGACAAAGAACAAATATCATTATGTGAGAACCAATGGCGGACAGCTCTCAACAATGTTTTGATGGAGAACAACATATCGACACTTCAATGTTTGATTCTGGCGCTTATTTATTGCATTCAAAAGGGAGACTACAATAGCCTACAGCATTACAAAGGAATCGCTGTTGGTCTTTCTCACCGACTTGGTTTACATCAAAGTCAGAAGCGATTCTCCTTTGATTTATTGGCTGCTGAGACGAGAAAGAGGGTTTTTTGGACTTTGTATACTGTTGATTGGTAAGAATTATGCTAGAGTTTATATTGCAAAGCTAATCTCTTACAGCTTTTCTGCTTCCCTCATTGGCCTCCCTAAATTGTTAAGGGAAGACGATATCTACGCGGAGTATCCCTCAGATATAGATGATGAACATATGAATGAGAAAGGATTTCAATCCATGCCTCCAGGGGAACCTACCAGGATTTCTAGTGCTCTTGCTCTGTTCCGATGCTCACGCATCCTGTCTAAAGTCTTGGAGCAAATTTATCCCTCGGCTACAACTCACGATTTATCGTTGCAAACCCTTTTTGCTCTGGCGGccgaattgaatgaatggtcTGATAATCTACCAAGTCATTTGAAGCTTACATTCGTGCAAGATAAACCGTCAACAGATATTACAGGCAGTCGATCAGCTTTGTTGGTAAGTCGAACAATGGCGTGTAGATTTAGTTTTGCTCTAACCAAATCATAGTCTCTTGCGTTTTATTACATTCGATCATTGATTCACCGCCCTGCTATTGGTTCCTCCCTTGGACCTAAAACTTCGCCATCCGTCATTTCCTTGGCTGATTCCAGCAAACATCTCATACAAATCACGCAGCTccttgaagaaagaaatatggCTTTCTCATTCTGCATAAATAAAAACGCAATGCTTACGTTATGTGGCCTAAGCCTTCTGTATCAAGGTCTCGATATTAAACAGGAAGGGAAGTTGATGCAAGAAAGTCAACGACTCATCAAAACCGTAATCAGATTTCTAGAAAAGGCCAACGCTCCTGGTGCAGCCGACTTCAAGAAACTTGCGTCATCTCTAATTACTCTGGATAGCCAAAGTCTTGACTACAGAACCAAGTCGGCACTGTTACGCACTTCTTCCTCCATGTCTGCCCCAAAAAGTTCAAAGTCAACACCATCGTCCGGCGTCGTTCCAAGAAAAAATAACCGACAGCAACACCCATACACCCATATCAGTGCTAGCATGAGCGAGAATGACATATTAGCACAACAAGAGAAGCTTCGACGATCTACATTACCAAATATATACCATCATGCTTCACAAATTCAGGCATCGGCTCGATCATCCTATGACGAAACAAATTCCGATTCTCCGATAACCAAACGGCAAAATCGTAGCTCCCTTTCCCAACTATCAAAGCCTCGATATAACACAAATGCAAAAGCACCAAATTTGGATTATTTATCCTTGAGTAATACGCCAATTACTTCACAACAACCTTCACCAACGATTTCACGTACAGCTCCTCCAGGCCCAAGTTCTCATAACTCTCACCTAATGTACAGCAAGATTGATAATCAACAAAGCGAGTGGGCTATCCTCGCTTCCTTGGAAAGTGGTGAAAGCAACATTCACAGTGCTATCTATGGTGGGCCACCGCCCAGTCTTTCGGAAACAACTCAAAGTGCTCCTTCAAACTCGAGTTATGAGGATTGGACTTCTAGTACCTTCTGGCACGATATGACTGCGAATACTCACGATCCCTTGACAAATCCCGCGCCTGCACAGAGTGTATTGAGTTTTAGTGGGGAGAGTCATAGCTCTGGTGACGAACTGTCCACTAGTGATCTTGGAATGCGCGGAAATATTCAGTACTTACACGAGTCTTTGCCACATTGTGATGATTATATACTTCAGCTCATGCAGTACTAAACATTCGTCTTTTTTTAATGCCCCTGGCGTCTTGGTAGTCTTATTATGGTTATGGGAGAGGTTATGCTGTGTTGTTGTGTCTTGAGAATACCCATATGATTTTCAGATTGGCGTTCAAATATGTGGGAGGGCAAGATatacaatttgatattgtggaTAGGCTAGCGTGGCATGGGCTGGAGCGGTGGTCGTCGAGGCGTTGATAGTTGATAACCTACGTTCGTTCCCACCCGGCGTACTTATTATACGCATATGCTATTTTTAActttgatagatagatacttagaagctatatataaatataaactAAAATTAAGCCAGCTCGCTAAAATGCAGTGTGTTCTCTGAAAGGTCTAATGGCTCAATACTCCAGCATGATTGATGCAAGCACCTCGGCCCTACATATATTACCCACGCGTGCCACAAAAAGTCGATGACACTAAAAGTCTCCAGTTACCTAAATAGTCCAGTTGCTTTTCCCCACAATCCCAACCGGAATCTCAAATCATAAATTCCCTCGTGAAGATTGCGCAAGTCATGAGCTTCCCCGGATTTTACCGAAACAAGACTAGTGTTTTCCGCCGAACCTCGGTCATTATCACATGCTCGAGCGGATGTGACCCTGCGACTCGCGAACGGTCGTTGCTGCTTGCGGACTACATTTAAATATCCTACTCCCGTACCTGAACTTGTTGCATTTAATTATAACATTTACCACTTCTGCGAATCTGCAAAACTGTTGGAGTTCATCGACTGATACATTTTGTGTCgtataattaaaataatccAGCATTTACAATCATGTCTCTCAAAAACGGTACGCTCTTCCATTCTCCAGCCTACTACAATTACAAATCATCCGTTTTTTGCTAACCCATCAACCCGCAGACGCATTTCCCTCCTCCGCAGCCTTCGACGccatctcctcctccctcgaATCATCCCCCACCGACCGCGCCGACGCCATCAAACAGGGCAACGCCGTCTTCGCCTTCACGCTCAAGAACAAAGCGGGCGAGACAGCCAACTGGCACATCGATTTAAAGAAGGAAGGCAAAGTCGGAAGCGGGCTGGGCGAAAAACCTACCGTGACACTGAGTCTGAGTGATGACGATTTCGGAAAGTTGGTCGCGGGAAAGGCGAACGCGCAGAGGCTTTTTATGGCGGGGAAATTGAAGGTTAAgggtgatgtgatgaaggCGACGAAGATGGAACCGATCTTGAAGAAGGCCCAGGGGGGTGTTAAGGCGAAGTTGTAGAGAGGTGTGGGATGGGGAGTGCGGGTTTGCTGTCCTGTGTAATGGGGTCTTAGATGTCTAGTCTATAGATGGGAAGTGATGTGGTGTGTTTTGGGGGCATGCTCTCAACTAGAATCAGCGAGAATCGGGTTGGATAGAATGCTTGGTTTTTGCTATCAGGATAGAATGCGTGTTTGTCTGATATGCGAGTCAACTTGGTCAGTGGAACCGCACTTGTTTTGATACCTCAGATAGGGATTAAGAGATACATTAtcgtttttattttgttgttCTACTATCGTATGGTATCTTTCTGGGTAGCTTTGAAACTCGATGTTTTGAATGTTGTATGGTTTGCTTATCTTACACATTTACCTACTCCCAAACATTGCAAGTCCTCGAAATTGTGTCCCCGATCCAAATGAGTACAACTCATCTATACCTTCTTGTTTATCTACCTTCctttaaatgaagaaagaaactgTCTTGTATGCTTTGATTTATGTATGCTCATTTCCGTCTCACTCCACCAATTCCCATCTGCGGAATTCATCCAGCGATAAAATCCTAGACAAAACCCAACCGGATAGTTTCGGCATCGGATCTCATCGCCAACTTATGTTTCACAGCACACATCTCTACGCTCTCCGGGTCTCCATTCTATTCGATGAGGAATGATCAAGTTCCTCGTCTCTACTCCTCTCGAATTCCGCTCTTTCCATgtcatt
The nucleotide sequence above comes from Botrytis cinerea B05.10 chromosome 14, complete sequence. Encoded proteins:
- the BcfacB gene encoding BcfacB encodes the protein MPGILPMKIIKVGSSSSQSRIAQACDRCRSKKIRCDGIRPCCSQCSGVGFECKTSDKLSRRAFPRGYTESLEERVRTLEGEIREMKELLDGKDEKIEMLSKMHDNRRPSLSSTATSPPVESRKESSPPREDMFKVQASPHLLEGDHSNPYFMGASSGRSFVDICKRKIQDSIKSSVGFDVEAFLNPQNESTSLSSITPAPSVAPPRLFSDQCVNVFFQEWAPLFPVIHKHTFLPLYDEYSSNPNQVKDQHKLAQLHLVFGIAGLSTDCPDKEQISLCENQWRTALNNVLMENNISTLQCLILALIYCIQKGDYNSLQHYKGIAVGLSHRLGLHQSQKRFSFDLLAAETRKRVFWTLYTVDCFSASLIGLPKLLREDDIYAEYPSDIDDEHMNEKGFQSMPPGEPTRISSALALFRCSRILSKVLEQIYPSATTHDLSLQTLFALAAELNEWSDNLPSHLKLTFVQDKPSTDITGSRSALLSLAFYYIRSLIHRPAIGSSLGPKTSPSVISLADSSKHLIQITQLLEERNMAFSFCINKNAMLTLCGLSLLYQGLDIKQEGKLMQESQRLIKTVIRFLEKANAPGAADFKKLASSLITLDSQSLDYRTKSALLRTSSSMSAPKSSKSTPSSGVVPRKNNRQQHPYTHISASMSENDILAQQEKLRRSTLPNIYHHASQIQASARSSYDETNSDSPITKRQNRSSLSQLSKPRYNTNAKAPNLDYLSLSNTPITSQQPSPTISRTAPPGPSSHNSHLMYSKIDNQQSEWAILASLESGESNIHSAIYGGPPPSLSETTQSAPSNSSYEDWTSSTFWHDMTANTHDPLTNPAPAQSVLSFSGESHSSGDELSTSDLGMRGNIQYLHESLPHCDDYILQLMQY